TTTCATCATCAGTAAGAAACACTATTGATTTAATAGAATCCTGTAATGCCTTATCAAGAATTTGTTTCCATAATACTAAATCTCCATACTTGCGTTTATAAATAATGCCTCCGTAAGTAAAAATATCATTTTTATTTTCATTCTCTTTCTTGTAGTCTTTATAACCTGGAGGTATTTCATCTTTAAATCTGATTTCACCTTCTTGATATATCTTATTAATTTCTTCTTGAGAGAATGGTTCACCAATTTTTCCTTCTAGCAATTTATCAAGTTTTTCTCTGATTGGATCATTATCTGTTACTGATAACTGAGTTGCTTCAAGCTGTTCTAGCTTCTCTATGAAATTTGTTATTTTTTCACCAAGTGCTGAAACAAGTTCATCAACCTGAATAGACGAGTGACGTTTCTTTAACTGTAAATTATCTAGCTCAGATATTATTCCTTTTTCATAATTTTCTAGAACTTTACGAACCTCAGAAAAACGCTTTTTTTGTTCAGCAATAACAGTGAGACGATTTCTTTGAAATTCAAGTGCAGCTTGATATGGAACCCAAAGTTGGGGGGCTATACTTTGTAAAACTGTAAACAGTTGTGTTCGTGCTTCTTCAGGATACCGATACATATTGAGTAGCATATTAGCATCAAGCACGAAAGTTGCTGATTTCCAAATTTCTTGAAACTCACTTTCACTAGGTCTATAGTAACCTTTAAATAATTCTTTCATTTAGAACATTCCAAATTTATCTCAATTGCCTTCTTAGTCCAAATATTTGATGATTTGTTATTATACGCTTGTGAAATTCAGTAAGCAAAAAATTTTAATACTTATTTCGGCAAAAATCAGAATTGATTACTGAACCCAACACTGAGCATCGACTGAACACAAAACTGAGCATATCTGCCGAGTAACCGCGCCTACGCTAGAGACATAACATAAAAGCGTGAGGTAACTTATATGACTCAAACTCTAGAACGCCAAGCTGGTGGCTTATATGTTCAAACTTCTGAACAACAGCAAATTGCTTTTCCCCTGAAGCACACTGAAGTAGAAGCCAAAATTGCGGGGAATATCTCACGGGTGGAAGTTACCCAAAGTTTTGAAAATCCTTTTACAACTACGTTAGAAGCTGTTTATATTTTCCCGTTACCGGATGAGGCGGCTGTTGATGATATGCTGATTCGGATTGGTGACAAGACTATTAAAGGTAGTATTAAAAAACGCCAAGAAGCACAGCAAATCTACGAGCAAGCAAAGCAGCAAGGACGCACCGCTGGACTGTTGGAACAAGAACGGGACAATATTTTTACTCAATCCCTCGCCAATATTCAACCGGGTGAGCAAATTGATGTGATTATTCGCTACTCTGAAAGCTTGAAATTTACTGCGGGTAATTATGAGTTTGTTTTCCCGATGGTGGTTGCTCCCCGTTACGTTCCAGGGATACCAATTGAGGGAAATGCAGGCGGTGTAGGTTCGGCTACTGCACCTATGACTCAAAATCAAGATACAGACTTAGTTTCCGATGGTTCACGTTTGAATGCACCTATCTTACCATCGGGTACTCGCTCTCCCCATGATATTAATGTGGCGATCGCAATTGATGCGGGGGTTGAGGTTCAAAATGTACAGTCTCCTTCTCATCAACTCCAGATAAGTTATGAAGGAAAGCGCGTGTTAGTGAAATTGGCGGGTGGGGATAAGATTCCTAACAAAGACTTGATTTTACGCTATCAAGTAGCAGGCGACTCTACCCAAGCCACTATACTCACCCAAGCTGATGAACGGGGTGGACACTTTGCACTATATTTAATTCCTGCACTTCAGTATCGTCAGAATCAGGTTGTTCCTAAAGATGTGGTGTTTCTCATTGATACTTCCGGTTCGCAGATGGGTGCGCCATTGATGCAATGTCAGGAGTTGATGCGCCGCTTTATTAATGGACTTAATCCTGATGACACTTTTAGTATTATTGATTTCTCCGATACGACTCGGCAACTATCGCCTGTTCCCCTCGCTAATAGTTCTCAAAATCGCACACGCGCCATCAATTATATTAATCGATTGACGGCTAACGGTGGCACGGAAATGTTACGCGGGATTCGTGCTGTGTTGAATTTTCCTGTTACAGATGCTGGACGTTTGCGGAGTATTGTATTGTTGACAGATGGTTATATCGGCAATGAAAACCAAATCCTCGCCGAAGTGCAACAACATCTCCAACCAGGAAACCGCCTTTATAGTTTTGGTGCGGGTAGTTCGGTGAATCGGTTTCTACTCAACCGCATCGCAGAATTAGGACGGGGAATAGCGCAGATAATTCGCCACGATGAACCAACGGATGAGGTAGTCGATAAATTCTACCGTCAAATAAATAATCCAGTTCTGACTAACATTAATTTGCAATGGGAAGGTGATGGTGATGCTCCAATTATCTATCCTGCCACACCACCAGATTTGTTTGCGGAACAACCGTTAGTTTTATTTGGTAAAAAGCCTGATGCGTACGCGGGAAAACTGCATATTACAGGAATTGTTGCGGGTGGTACACGCTACAAAAATACAATTAACCTGGACTTTAAAGAAACTGGAAACCCCGCCATTGCTCAACTTTGGGGACGTTCCCGTATTAAGGAATTAATGAATCTTATGGTGAGTGGTGAAACTAAGTTAGGTGTGGAAGCGGTGGCAGAGACGGCTTTGACTTATCAACTGTTGTCACAATATACAGCTTTTGTGGCGGTGAGTGATGATGTGCGAGTTGATTCGCGTCAGGGTTCAGTTTCGGTGCAAGTACCTGTAGAAATGGCTGAAGGTATCAGTTATCAAGGTATTTTTGGTAGTGCTTTTAGCGATGCTGCTCCCATTATGGCAAATATGGTGTCTCCTGCACCTGAATTTTTGCAACGCAAACGAGTCCAAGCATCTCCAGGCGCACCCCAAGCAGCGATGAATCCTCCCACACCACCACCAAAAATGTCACGTTATGAAGAGGAGTATCGTGTTTTCGATGAAAGTCTTCAAGATATAGAAACCTTTGTACCGAGAATTGCACCTGTCGTGCATCTAGAAGTTGTGAGTGTGACAGGATTGAATGAGCAGATGATTGCGCTGCTGACTCAGTATTTAGAATCTATCCCATTACAGACAGGTTTCAGTGGCGATTTAGTGTTTGAGTGGCAGATAAACAAGGGACGAGTGAGACAAGTAGTGTTAGATGAGCAGGCTTCTACTTTTAAGGAACAGGTGGTAATTGATATGATCAGGCGATCGCTTGTCTCTTGGCAACCCCCTCAAATACTCACAGCTACGGTGTCTCTAACACTGCGCTTACAAGCATAATCCAAAACTATACCGGGTTTATCCCGGTTTTTTTCTTCCCTTACACCTCTAATTTTTATTAGATAAGACTGTATAGGCTTCATTAAACAACCGCATTTTTTCTTGCGCTTGTTTTTGCATCTGGGGTTGGTTAACAAATAAGTCTGGATGCCATTTTTTTACTAAAGTTTTATAAGCATGTTTGATATCAGCAAACGGAGCATCTTGTGGTACACCTAAAATTTTATAGGCGCGAGTAATTTTATCTTTTTCAGTTTGGCTTTGGGGTGCTTTAGTTGCTTGGGTATTTTGATTTGTCTGCTGCTTGTTATTTTGAAAACCAGGAGAACCCATTTGAGCTTTCATCCACGCAATTTCTTCATCCATTTCCCAGTTGCGAAACTTCGCTTCTACCTCTGCGGGATTGGGTGAAGGTGCAGTTTTTGGTGGTGGTGAATAAACTTGCTGTTTGGGAGGTTCAACTTTTTTCTCAGTAGTTTTGGCGTTATTTTCCGGTTGTGGGGGACGAGTATAAACTTGTTCTTGCTGTCGATGAGATTTTTGTTGAGGTTGAATAACTTTTGGGGTTTCTTGATAAAGTTGATATTTAGTAGCAATTTTAGCCTTTTCTAACTCACTCAGTAATTGATTAAATCCTTGTTGCAGTTGTCGTAATTCAGCATGTTTTTTAGTTATTTCTGGAGATTCTTCAGGTACTTGAAAGTAAATTACTTTTTCAGCTTGGAGTTCAAATACAGATAATATTGATAAGGCTTGATTACTAAATTGAGAGAAATAATCTTCAGTTACATTTATGCAAATTTTAGCAACTTGTTGATGATATGATTCGTTAACTGATTTTTCTTCTTGCTTTTGAATATTCTTATTTAAAATATATGAAATACTCCCAACTACAGCAGCACCTACTGGCCCACCTAATAACCAACCAATTCCACCACCTACCGCGACTGCTCCCGGTTCACTTAACAGTTCATTATTATCTGACTTAGGCGGTAAAGTAATTTGTGGTTCTGGAGGGAAAGGGATTAATAAATCTTCGGGACGTTCTTCTTTAAAAAAATCATAAGCTTGATATAGCCATTTCATTATAGGTAACTGTAAATCTGTCAGGTCTTTTTTGAGTTTACCTATTTGCCAAGATTTAAAATTATTTTCTGCTAATGCAACAGCTGCATCAGCTTGATATTTAGCTAGTAATTTTGATAAAGATAACCAATCATGTAATTCAGAAACACTAGTATTAAACCCTTGATATATAAGACTTTTGGCTTTTTGTTTAATTTCTATTTTGGCAGTTTGTTTGTCATTAAACTCTTTAACTTCGTTAGCAATAGGGTCAATTTTATTTTTTAATGATAATTGAATTTGGGATGCGATCGCCTGCACTCTCGGCAACCTCACACTACCCCGATTTTGTTGTAAAATACCCACAATATTTTGTAGTGCAGTTTCAAACGCCACTAAGCCGCTACTACTCGCCGCACTCACATCACCTTTTAACCTGGCGCGTAAAGCAGGTAAAGCATCCACACGATATAAATTACTGAATCCTGGTGGTAATTCAGCACGGAAACTTTCTGCAACAAACCGCAGACGACTTTGCACTTGTTGTTGTTCTTCTGGTTCTAGTAAGTTGAGAAAATTCGCCACAAAAATAACAGTTTTAATATTTCTATCTAATAACCAATCGCGTAAATTTTCTCGTTCACCTAAAGTCATCAACTTACGTGCATCTAGTAATTGCACAACTAAATCTGCACCAAGTAATTGTTCTCTAACTAAATTATCTTGTTCATCTCTATCATTCGTTCCTGGTAAATCAAGAAACTCTACACCAGTTTCTAAAAAAGTATGGGGAGAAAATACTTCGACAGACACCACATCTTTCCGCATCTGTCTGTTGCCATCAAGAATCGCAAATTGTTGTAAAATTTCTGTACCATTGCGATAAACTTCTGTATTATCTGTCAATATGATACGAGTTCTTACATTACTACCATATTTCACAGTAATGGCTGCGCCTGTGGTAGGAATTAAATCAATTGGTAATGTGCGCGTCCCTAAGATGGCATTTAGTAAGGTTGATTTTCCATGATTAAAGGGGCCAAATACGGCAATTCTGAAGTTTGGGTTAGTTAGATAATTGCAGAGTGAATTTATATCGTGATACAGTTTTGATGTACTTTCTAAGTTTAGTAATGTAGACGCATATTTAAGAGAATCTACTAAATTTTTATAATTTTCATCTTGGGTTGGCATATTTTTATTATGATGATTTGCGTCTAAAATTTTATATATTAAACCGCAGATGTAGTTAGATACACACGGATGAATTATCTGTATGTATCATTCATTATCCATCTGTGGTTTAATTATCTAACTTAACTATAGTAAGCGAGCAAACTACTATAAGATGCTTCTATTTTTTGCAATTGAGCTATCACATCTTCTTGCAAGGTTTTTAAGCGTTTTAGCTCAGTCTCCCGATTAATTTCGCGTGTTTGTTTCTGCTTGACTAAATTATCTAATTCGGATTTGCGAGAAGTAATATCATCGTTAATGCGTTGGCTTACTTCTTTTTCGTAAGATTCAAAACATTCTTTAACTGCATTGTAGACAGTTTGTGATTGTTCATGCGCGACTTGGGGTAAGTATCTCACTAACTCTTTTTTGGCAGTTTTAACTAGCTCTTTACGTGCTTGATCTGCTTGCAAAAAGCCTACACCTAAACCGAGTAATGCAAAGCCAATTGGCCCAAGTAAAACCCCTGTGACTGCTGTAATTACACCGCCAATGCCAATTACAGTAAAGTAATTCAGCAGGATATTTTTCCAGTCAAATCCAGCGCCAGCTAATGCTACTCCAGCTAAATTACCTTTTGTTAAAGATAACAATCCCATTGCCCATTTTGCCCAGCCTGGAGATTTATCCTCTTCTGTGGAAGTATGAGCGTTAACATGAACTTTTTGTCCTGTGAGTTTTTCGGTGATTTCATCTGTAATTTTGTTGTATGATGCACCATATTGTGCAGCACTGTGAGATAATTTTTTAAATGCTGCATCAATATCTTTCTCAGCAGTTAAAGTCCAAGCCGCAGATTTATCGGTAATGTATTGTTCAAAGGCTTTTTGTAGTGCATTATTAAAAGCTTCACGTTTACCATTACTAAGAAAATCTAACAGATTTAGTTCTGGTTGATAGCGTAAAAAATCAGTTTCAAATGTATTACCAAGATTTAAAACATAGCTGCGAAACGATTCTGATATTGTTCGTGCTTGAGTATCTCTAGTGTTGATGATTTCTGTTTGAAATTGATCGCGGATATCGGTGAGTTTGTTAAACTCTGGTTCTACTGACTCAATGCGTTTTTTTAATTCGTCTACATCTTGGTCGAGTAAAGGTATGCGTCTAGCTATGGCTTCGTGGGTATGGTTACAGGCTTGTCTGGCTAAAGTTCTTACTTGACGGAGTTCTGCGATCGCCCGTTCTCTGGTAAGAAAAGTATTAATAGCACTCATAAACTCTGGAAAGCCAGTCCCACTCAAATCAGCTTGGGAATTCTTCAATCGTCGTCTGAGTGCTTGAATTGACGAAAGCTCAAATACTCGCTCATCATAAATATCTTGACCATCTACATAACAATAATCAGCTAAATTTGCTTTAAATACTTGTCTGAGTCTATCTTCTGCGGCTTGCAATTCTTCTGTATCATCAGGGTCAATCAATGATTCTTTTACTTGATCCCAAGCATTGATTAAAAAGAAAACAGATAAACCTCGACCTTTAATATAATTTTCTAAATAGCGTCTTTCTCCTAAAGTACAAGGCTGCGAAGCTCTCATGACAAATAAAATTGCATGACAGTTATTGACATAACCTAAAGATAATTCATTCCGCGCTTCGGTATCATTCAATCCAGGACTATCAACAATTTCAATTCCTTTTTCGAGTAATGCTAAAGGATACTCCACAATAGCGTAATCAACATCAGGAAATGCTTGTTTTTTCTCTTGTTCTAATTTCTTGGCTTCTGCTGGGTCAATAGTATATTTATACTTGAAACTCTGAAAATCTAGCTGTTGCGGATTTTTACCATCATTAAAATGAATAGTAACTTTCTTCTCGGGGCCGTAGCGTAAAATTGTTAATACAGCAGTACAAGGATTAACATCACTCGGTAAAAGATTTTCCCCAATTAAAGCATTTAAGAATGTACTTTTACCGCGCTTCATATCGCCTAACACTAAAAGGCGAAACACACCTTGACGCAGATTTTTACTCGCTAATGCAATATCTTCAATATTACGTTCTAAGCTCAGTTTGCCTGATGAAGAGTCTCCAGCTAACTCTGCTTTGGTAATTGTTTCAGCCAGATTATTCAAATGTGTAGAAATATCAGAACGTACTTGGGCTACTCGCTCTAAATCTCTAAGAAATTGGTCAGTTAGTACTTGATTACTCATGATAATAATACTCTAATTAAGGATTCTGCTTTGGTGATTCAAAAAATAGTTTGTAAGACATCCATACCAATCCTGCAATAATAATTACACCAGCAACGGCTGAGGCTATTTTGGCAGCAACCAGCACCGCCACACCCAAAGCAAATAACTTTCCGGCGAGGATAGCTTTTTTTACCCAAGGTTTGTGAGAATCTTCTGGCTGATGCTTTACAGTTTGATGAAAAGGTGCTTGAGAACCGTGAATGTCAGTTTCTATTTCTCGAAGTCGTAATTCAACTTCTCTTTCGCGCAGTATTCGTTCTCGCTGTTCTAGTTCTTGACGGCGATCTTCTTCAGATTTCATCAGTATTTACTCCGTTGAGAACAAAGCAATGATATCGGCATTTAAAAGTCAGTCACCGTGTATGTTAACTTACTATAAACTTCATAAACTCCAGTAATATTACGGCTTTGAGGATGAGCGTTTGTTCAACCAAGTTAGAAGTTAGATTCCCAAAAATCTCTTGCCATTCCAGAAATTTTTGGTAATAAAAATTTATTCTTGAGTTATGTTTAGTAGTATTTAATTTGTGAGTGATAAACCAACGGGGGGAACCCGCAAGCAACTTCTCTCTGTGGTTTGATAAATTAAGCCTTTTGATAATTTAATTTTTGCGTAAGTTCTGTTTAAGTAAGATTAGGTAGTAATTATTGCATTACATATATAATTTCCTATTGTTTTAGTAGAAAATCCATATAGAAGCCGTAAATTCTACAACCGCCATAAGCCAAAATTTTTATAGGCAAGAATTCGAGAAGATGGAAAATGGACATTAAAAACGGCTTTATTGGCACAGTAGGTAATACACCTTTAATTCGGTTAAACAGTTTTAGTGAAGAAACAGGATGCGAAATTCTGGCTAAAGCAGAGTTTCTTAACCCTGGTGGTTCCGTTAAAGACCGCGCCGCACTGTATATCATTGAAGATGCGGAAGAAAAAGGTTTGCTCAAACCCGGTGGTACTGTAGTTGAGGGAACCGCAGGTAACACTGGTATTGGACTGGCGCATATTTGCAACGCCAAAGGCTACAAATGCTTAATTATCATTCCTAATACCCAGTCTCAAGAAAAAATCGATGCACTAACAGCATTAGGCGCGGAAGTTCGGCCTGTTCCCGCTGTTCCCTATAAAGACCCAAATAACTACGTCAAGCTATCTGGTAGAGTTGCTGCTGAGTTAGACAATGCCATTTGGGCGAATCAGTTTGATAATTTAGCTAACCGTCGCGCCCACTACGAAACCACTGGCCCAGAAATTTGGACACAGACAGATGGTAAAATAGACGGATGGGTAGCGGCAACTGGTACAGGTGGAACCTTTGCTGGTGTTGCATTGTACCTAAAATCAAAAAATCCGGCGATTAAATGTGTTGTTGCTGATCCTCTAGGTAGTGGACTTTACAGCTATATCAAAACTGGTGAAATCCATTTAGAAGGTAATTCTATTACTGAAGGTATTGGTAACAGTCGAATCACAGCAAATATGGAAGGCGCACCTGCTGATGATGCTATCCAAATAGATGACACAGAAGCTTTGCGCGTCGTTTACCAATTGCTACGGAAAGATGGCCTTTTGATGGGTGGCTCAACAGGTATTAATGTGGCGGCGGCTGTTGCTTTGGCAAAACAATTAGGCCCTGGACATACGATTGTTACGATCCTCTGTGATAGTGGTTCCCGCTATCAATCACGCATATTTAACAGTGAGTGGCTGGCCTCTAAAGGGTTATCAGTAAATTAGTCAATGGTTAATAGTCAATGGTCATTTGACCATTGACAAAGGACAAAGGACAAATGACAAACATAACTCAACCACCAAACTCAGCAGTCAGCGGCCAAGTATCTACTCACAGGTGTGTGCGGGTGTGCCATAATCGCACCTGTAAGAAGCAAGGCGCGGCTAAGGTTTTAGCAGCTTTGACAAATTTACCAGTACCAGATGTGACGGTCACAGCAAGTAGCTGTTTAGGACAATGCGGTAACGGGCCGATGGTACTAGTTCTACCTGATATGGTTTGGTATAGCGGTGTGCAACCCCATGAAATACCTCTATTGGTAGAACAACATTTACGATGTGGTGAAAGAGTCAAACAGATGCTTTATTATCGATTTCATCCCCAAGGATAAATCTAATTACAAACAACCAGGTCTGCACTATTTTTGACTCAAGAGAGGCATCCGATGAATATTCAGCAGCTACGTCAATCATTGAAAATGAAGTGGCTGGGTTACTATCAACAAAATCGTCCCTGGCTGGTGAAAATGCGAGTTTGGGGAAATTATAATGGTCTGCGCCGACCCTCATCTGGCTTTATTTTGGCGACTTTATCGGTTTTAGAGCCAGAGTTTGAGCAGATGCTGAATTTTATGATGGATCTAAATAATAATCCTGATGCTATAGTCACAGCTTTGGGGCTGAACTTCAATCCTGATGAAGAGTTAAGTCTGACAAAGTTAGATGAAGTTGCGGCTATCAACCAATGTCAGAGCGAGTTTACTGAGGAAAAATCTTTTGAAGAAAAACCTGTGCGATCGCTCGCCACGGCTAATGATATTATTCCTCAATCTCTAGCTACAATCCAACATCCCGAAAACATCATTTCAGATTTACCACAGGCACACAAACCTTTACCAGCCTTTACACTCGCTACCAAGGTAACTCGGCAATCTTCTGGTAAATCACGCCAAAATCAACCCATATCATCTTTAGCTTTGGCTACCACAGTTCCCAGCAACGGTAAAACCATCGCCTTAGCGGAAGTTCCCAATCATGTCAAACTTATGCCCAGAAGCATTGTAGTTTCTCGCCAAATAGTGGTGGATAGTCAAGCAAAAACTCCACCACCATTGACTGTGATTAATGAAGTGTCTGCCAACAGCAAATTACCAGAAAAATCCCAACCGCAAAATTCACCTAGCAAAACTCAGCCATTTCTTAGTACTAATGCTCGTACTATAGCTTCTTGGGTAGATGAATTTTGTCAGGGTAGAGGGTGATACCGTTTCACTTTAATTTTGATACAAATAAACCGCAGAGGTGCAGGGAGCAAGGGGAAAGAATGGAAAGGCAAAAAACACTTACTCAAACACTACGGTACGATTACCATACACCAATACACGATTTTGTAAGTGTAGCCGTACCGCCCTTGCTAATACTACTCGCTCTAAATCTTTACCTTTTCTCACCAAATCTTCTACCTCATCGCGGTGACTGACTCTCACTACATCTTGTTCAATAATTGGCCCTGCATCTAAATCTTGAGTGACATAATGAGAGGTAGCACCAATTATTTTTACGCCTCTTTCAAAAGCCCTATGATATGGATTTGCGCCAACAAAAGCTGGTAAAAATGAATGATGAATATTAATAATTTGGGGAAATTGACCAATAAAATCAGAACTAACAATTTGCATATATTTTGCT
This window of the Nostoc sp. HK-01 genome carries:
- a CDS encoding dynamin family protein, whose translation is MSNQVLTDQFLRDLERVAQVRSDISTHLNNLAETITKAELAGDSSSGKLSLERNIEDIALASKNLRQGVFRLLVLGDMKRGKSTFLNALIGENLLPSDVNPCTAVLTILRYGPEKKVTIHFNDGKNPQQLDFQSFKYKYTIDPAEAKKLEQEKKQAFPDVDYAIVEYPLALLEKGIEIVDSPGLNDTEARNELSLGYVNNCHAILFVMRASQPCTLGERRYLENYIKGRGLSVFFLINAWDQVKESLIDPDDTEELQAAEDRLRQVFKANLADYCYVDGQDIYDERVFELSSIQALRRRLKNSQADLSGTGFPEFMSAINTFLTRERAIAELRQVRTLARQACNHTHEAIARRIPLLDQDVDELKKRIESVEPEFNKLTDIRDQFQTEIINTRDTQARTISESFRSYVLNLGNTFETDFLRYQPELNLLDFLSNGKREAFNNALQKAFEQYITDKSAAWTLTAEKDIDAAFKKLSHSAAQYGASYNKITDEITEKLTGQKVHVNAHTSTEEDKSPGWAKWAMGLLSLTKGNLAGVALAGAGFDWKNILLNYFTVIGIGGVITAVTGVLLGPIGFALLGLGVGFLQADQARKELVKTAKKELVRYLPQVAHEQSQTVYNAVKECFESYEKEVSQRINDDITSRKSELDNLVKQKQTREINRETELKRLKTLQEDVIAQLQKIEASYSSLLAYYS
- a CDS encoding heat shock protein DnaJ-like protein; this encodes MPTQDENYKNLVDSLKYASTLLNLESTSKLYHDINSLCNYLTNPNFRIAVFGPFNHGKSTLLNAILGTRTLPIDLIPTTGAAITVKYGSNVRTRIILTDNTEVYRNGTEILQQFAILDGNRQMRKDVVSVEVFSPHTFLETGVEFLDLPGTNDRDEQDNLVREQLLGADLVVQLLDARKLMTLGERENLRDWLLDRNIKTVIFVANFLNLLEPEEQQQVQSRLRFVAESFRAELPPGFSNLYRVDALPALRARLKGDVSAASSSGLVAFETALQNIVGILQQNRGSVRLPRVQAIASQIQLSLKNKIDPIANEVKEFNDKQTAKIEIKQKAKSLIYQGFNTSVSELHDWLSLSKLLAKYQADAAVALAENNFKSWQIGKLKKDLTDLQLPIMKWLYQAYDFFKEERPEDLLIPFPPEPQITLPPKSDNNELLSEPGAVAVGGGIGWLLGGPVGAAVVGSISYILNKNIQKQEEKSVNESYHQQVAKICINVTEDYFSQFSNQALSILSVFELQAEKVIYFQVPEESPEITKKHAELRQLQQGFNQLLSELEKAKIATKYQLYQETPKVIQPQQKSHRQQEQVYTRPPQPENNAKTTEKKVEPPKQQVYSPPPKTAPSPNPAEVEAKFRNWEMDEEIAWMKAQMGSPGFQNNKQQTNQNTQATKAPQSQTEKDKITRAYKILGVPQDAPFADIKHAYKTLVKKWHPDLFVNQPQMQKQAQEKMRLFNEAYTVLSNKN
- a CDS encoding cysteine synthase A; this encodes MDIKNGFIGTVGNTPLIRLNSFSEETGCEILAKAEFLNPGGSVKDRAALYIIEDAEEKGLLKPGGTVVEGTAGNTGIGLAHICNAKGYKCLIIIPNTQSQEKIDALTALGAEVRPVPAVPYKDPNNYVKLSGRVAAELDNAIWANQFDNLANRRAHYETTGPEIWTQTDGKIDGWVAATGTGGTFAGVALYLKSKNPAIKCVVADPLGSGLYSYIKTGEIHLEGNSITEGIGNSRITANMEGAPADDAIQIDDTEALRVVYQLLRKDGLLMGGSTGINVAAAVALAKQLGPGHTIVTILCDSGSRYQSRIFNSEWLASKGLSVN